Genomic DNA from Candidatus Aegiribacteria sp.:
CTTATTGTCCTTGAGGACTATCCAGCGAATAGTATTCCAAGTCCAATCTTCATTGGCTGTAGCTTCTATAAGCCAAATCTTTCCATCTTCTGCTTCATGCCAGTATCTAGACTGGTTTGAACTCTGGTGCTGCATGATATGCTCACGACTCATAACTGAAAGCAGTAGTTTGCCCCCAGATTTCAGAGACTGCAAACAGTTGTCAAGGACTTGCCGATCTTCCTGTGGATCCTGAAAGTAACCGAAGGAGTTATACATGATGATGATATTGTCAAAGCTCTCTGGTTCCACGAAATCCCGCATATCCGCACAAAGGAAACGTGCATCAAGCTCTGATTCTTCTGCCTTTACTGAAGCTTCATGAATGAAGTTTGAATTCAGGTCAACTCCGGTGACAGAGTACCCTTGTTTGGATAACGCTAAGGAGTGTCTTCCGAATCCACATGCCATATCCAGGATTGATTCTTCTGGTTTCATTTCCAGGAGTTCTGCGATTTTTTCAGCAGCGACTTCGGACATTTCGATTCTTTTCTCGCTCCAAATGAAAGAGCGATTAGCTTCCCAGTATTCCGGATTGTCATACCAATCAGGAGGGGATTGTTTCAATCTGTTTTCCTTTCACATAACAATAGGCTCAGTGGATAGTATCCAGCTGGAGTTTGGCTTAAGCAGACACTATTCCACTGCAGCCTCTGGTTATGGTTCTTATCTCAACAAACACAGGCTCTTGGTTTCAGAAATCCCACAGGATTGAATTCTGCATAAG
This window encodes:
- a CDS encoding class I SAM-dependent methyltransferase, encoding MKQSPPDWYDNPEYWEANRSFIWSEKRIEMSEVAAEKIAELLEMKPEESILDMACGFGRHSLALSKQGYSVTGVDLNSNFIHEASVKAEESELDARFLCADMRDFVEPESFDNIIIMYNSFGYFQDPQEDRQVLDNCLQSLKSGGKLLLSVMSREHIMQHQSSNQSRYWHEAEDGKIWLIEATANEDWTWNTIRWIVLKDNKRQEYTYGSRIYNEPELRDLLLSVGYSQIQAFGSLSGKRYNDESHHLILLAQKLKGNI